A genomic stretch from Lathyrus oleraceus cultivar Zhongwan6 chromosome 2, CAAS_Psat_ZW6_1.0, whole genome shotgun sequence includes:
- the LOC127122621 gene encoding ethylene-responsive transcription factor ERF118, producing MDPPPSRVSRSRRILKIVYDDPDVTDSSSDERNNIVVDKTMRKRVVLEIAFPNVPSDQTVDNELNKNNNSCETTKHEVKQPSCKHRGVRMRKWGRYAAEIRNPINGERIWLGTFDSAEKASKAYEAKRDEFEAIYKKDFPKGKKNKRFKKVSFAEPLVASSNDSERDTSNIPLSSPEFVKNVEVSSDETNSLQKSDIVQQPNVVANVDASSQLESDWLTLDDSELDLGASNKDLGCLDDLNDIDIPFDFDYFGTQFAVYHGIPSSIGEPRKRSSIKELPNIPKQIKEPLNIPGQ from the coding sequence atggatcCTCCACCATCTCGTGTCTCTAGAAGTAGAAGAATATTGAAAATTGTATATGATGATCCTGATGTCACAGATTCTTCATCTGATGAAAGAaataatattgttgtggataaAACAATGAGGAAGAGAGTTGTGCTTGAAATTGCATTTCCTAATGTTCCGAGTGATCAAACCGTTGATAATGAATTGAACAAGAACAATAATAGTTGTGAAACAACAAAACATGAAGTGAAACAACCATCTTGCAAACACAGAGGTGTTCGAATGAGAAAATGGGGTCGATATGCAGCAGAAATCCGCAACCCGATTAATGGTGAACGTATTTGGCTTGGAACTTTCGACAGCGCAGAAAAGGCTTCTAAAGCTTATGAAGCTAAAAGAGACGAATTCGAAGCTATATATAAGAAGGATTTTCCTAAAGGGAAGAAGAACAAGAGATTCAAAAAGGTTTCTTTTGCTGAACCTTTGGTTGCTTCTTCGAATGACTCCGAGAGAGACACCTCAAATATTCCTTTATCTTCGCCTGAATTTGTTAAGAATGTTGAAGTCTCAAGCGATGAAACTAATTCTTTACAAAAATCGGACATAGTGCAACAACCGAATGTTGTTGCGAATGTTGATGCTTCATCGCAACTTGAATCGGATTGGTTAACATTGGATGATTCAGAGTTGGACTTGGGTGCAAGTAATAAAGATCTTGGTTGCCTGGATGACTTGAATGATATTGATATTCCATTTGATTTTGATTACTTTGGAACTCAATTTGCGGTTTATCATGGGATTCCTAGTTCGATTGGAGAACCTCGCAAAAGAAGCTCGATTAAAGAACTTCCCAATATACCAAAGCAAATTAAAGAACCTCTCAATATACCCGGCCAATAA